TACCCCACTCATCAACGCCTTGAAGCGATACTGGAAGGCCGACCTCAGGCGCCTCACCTTCCTGGCCGCCCTGGTGATGGCTCTGGTCACCGCCCGCACCACAAGCGGCCCCAGACTCGCTCTTTCCCTCGGCTCCATAGCCAGCCCTGACCCCCGCTCCGCCTACCGAAGGTTCCAGCGGTTCTTGGCCTGGCCGGGGCTGGACGGGGAGGGCTATGCCCGCTTCATCTTCGCCCTCCTCCGACCCCAAGGGCTCCTCCTGGTCATGGACCGGACCGAGTGGGAGCTGGGGAAGAGCAAGGTCAACCTCCTGATGCTGGCCTTCCTGTACCAAGGCCTGGCCGTCCCCCTGTTCTGGAGCTTCCTTCCCCACGACGGCAACTCCTCCACCCCCGAACGCATCGCCCTGATGGAGAGGGCCTTGGCTTTCCTGAGGGCCCACTTCCCCCACCTCCGGGTGGAGGGGTTCCTGGCGGATCGGGAGTTCATAGGGGAGGCGTGGTTCCGGTACCTGGAGGAGAAGGGCATCCCCCGGTGCATCCTAATCAAGGCCAACACCCGGATGTGGCGGTTGGGCTCGGGCCCTCGGGCCTGGGAGCTCTTTGCCTCCCTGAAGGTGGGAGAGAGCCGGGTGCCCAGGCGGCGGTACTGGGTCTACGGGCGGCGCATGTGGGTGGTGGGGTTGCGCCTTGGGGTCCGGGAGTGGCTGATTGTGGCTACGGACCTGGACCCTCACCGGGTGCTGGAGGTGTACGGGCTCAGGTGGGGGATAGAGCGGCTCTTTGGGGCCCTGAAGGGGCGGGGATTTGACCTGGAG
The Thermus thermamylovorans DNA segment above includes these coding regions:
- a CDS encoding IS4 family transposase, producing the protein MEQLTPLINALKRYWKADLRRLTFLAALVMALVTARTTSGPRLALSLGSIASPDPRSAYRRFQRFLAWPGLDGEGYARFIFALLRPQGLLLVMDRTEWELGKSKVNLLMLAFLYQGLAVPLFWSFLPHDGNSSTPERIALMERALAFLRAHFPHLRVEGFLADREFIGEAWFRYLEEKGIPRCILIKANTRMWRLGSGPRAWELFASLKVGESRVPRRRYWVYGRRMWVVGLRLGVREWLIVATDLDPHRVLEVYGLRWGIERLFGALKGRGFDLEATHVTRGERLSRLLVPLSLAFVWAFRTGLVLHRVRPVRPKKHGRLGQSLFRAGLDLLTLWALALWGAGGGRRGSPLGLCPMEVLTCT